The following coding sequences are from one Streptomyces venezuelae window:
- a CDS encoding phosphatidylinositol mannoside acyltransferase: MKDRLTDGLYGLGWSTVKKLPEPVAERLGRTIADTVWKRRGKGVLRLESNLARVVPDASPQRLTELSRAGMRSYLRYWMESFRLPSWSRERIADGFDVKDVHHLTDGLAAGKGVILALPHLGNWDLAGAWVTTKLGTPFTTVAERLKPETLYDRFVAYRESLGMEVLPHTGGSAFGTLARRLRAGGLVCLVADRDLSASGVEVKFFGDTARMPAGPAMLAQQTGALLLPVTLWYDDSPVMKGRVHPPVDVPETGTRAERTSVMTQALADAFATGIAEHPEDWHMLQRLWLADLEPRAATPAGEAS; encoded by the coding sequence GTGAAGGACCGACTCACCGACGGGCTGTACGGGCTCGGCTGGAGCACCGTCAAGAAGCTCCCCGAGCCCGTCGCCGAGCGGCTCGGCAGGACCATCGCCGACACGGTCTGGAAGCGCCGCGGCAAAGGCGTGCTCCGCCTGGAGTCCAACCTCGCGCGCGTGGTGCCCGACGCGAGCCCGCAGCGGCTCACCGAGCTCTCCAGGGCGGGCATGCGCTCCTACCTGCGGTACTGGATGGAGTCCTTCCGGCTGCCGTCCTGGAGCAGGGAGCGCATCGCTGACGGCTTCGACGTGAAGGACGTCCACCACCTCACCGACGGGCTCGCCGCGGGCAAGGGCGTCATCCTCGCCCTGCCGCACCTGGGCAACTGGGACCTCGCGGGCGCCTGGGTCACCACCAAGCTGGGGACCCCTTTCACGACGGTCGCCGAGCGCCTCAAGCCCGAGACGCTGTACGACCGCTTCGTCGCCTACCGCGAGAGCCTCGGCATGGAGGTCCTGCCCCACACCGGCGGCTCCGCCTTCGGGACCCTGGCGCGTCGGCTGCGGGCCGGTGGCCTCGTCTGCCTCGTCGCCGACCGCGATCTGTCCGCCTCCGGGGTCGAGGTCAAGTTCTTCGGAGACACCGCACGGATGCCGGCGGGCCCCGCGATGCTCGCCCAGCAGACCGGAGCCCTGTTGCTGCCCGTCACCCTCTGGTATGACGATTCGCCCGTCATGAAGGGCCGCGTCCACCCGCCCGTCGACGTCCCCGAGACAGGCACGCGGGCCGAGAGGACGTCTGTCATGACACAGGCGCTGGCCGACGCCTTCGCCACCGGTATCGCCGAACACCCGGAGGACTGGCACATGCTGCAGCGTCTGTGGCTCGCCGACCTGGAACCCCGCGCCGCCACCCCGGCGGGGGAGGCGTCGTGA